TCATTTATACAGCCCGGAGGGTCCGTCTGCAGGGTCTGTGCTGTCTGCAGTTTGTGTGCGGTACCATCGGGCAGGCCTAGTGACATTGCAGGGGAGGGCTTGGGAGCTCAGGCGGTCTGGGCTCACGTCTCACGCTTCTGCTGGAGAGCTGTGTGTCCTCCGCCAAGATGCTGTCTCTGTGCTCCTGCCTTCTCACCCGCAGAGTGAGGATGGGGCGGCTTGCACTGTGTGGCTTACAGATGTGAGAGTGACAGCGGTGCTTGGGGCCTGGTGTCAGCCAGGACTAGTAAAGGCCCTGGGCATGGGCAGTGGAGGGGATGTCTCTCGTCCCCGTGCCAGACCGGGGCTGGTGCCCCGTGTTGTACACCAGAGCACCCTCCTCAGGGCCCCGAACTCAGCAACAGCTTGGAGATGCTTTGGATTTCTCTGAGAGTGGAACAGAACATTCTCCTTGGAGGGTGGGGGGAAGATGTTTTTCCCTCAGGGGATCTTAAATCCTGAACTGCACCCCCAGGACCTGTCACTGATGACTTCTGCTGACCTGAACTCCTCACGGGCACCTTCTGTCCTGACTCGGGCAGCTCGAGGGAGGGACCCTGCGGTACCCGGTACCCGAGGCTCGCTGCTGCGTGAGCAGAGAGGATCTGAACCAGAACGTGGCCCATCTCCTcgtgccctgccctggccccctcGCCTATACGCTGCCACCTCTGCTGATGGAATCCTGGGGTGCAGATCCCTAGAGTCTGGCTTTCACCCTCAACATTCCTCTTATCCTACAGACCTCTACATTTTCTGGGCAGTGGAAGGTGTTTGTGTTCCTGGAACCTAAAGCGCTTGGTCATGAGGGTGTGGGATTAATGAGTCGGTGTCCTGTTTCCTGGCCTGCGCCCTGGGTGAAGGGCTGCGGCTCTGGAGCCATGCCCCTCACTTCCCCGGTCTGCGCATGTGTGCTCTGTGGTCGCTGCTGCTGTGGCAAGCCCTCCCACGCACACCTCCAGGAAAGCCCTCTTGGCCGCCTCTGCTTTCTTCCAGCGGCTCCCGGCTTCTCACATTCGTGGGGATCACCACGTTTAAATGGATGGAAATAGAGCTCGGTGCAGTTTGCCTAAACTGCCAGGTCCCTGCTAAGTCTGGGCGCCCTCCTCTGTCCTTCTGCCCAGCTCTCGGTAGTGTTATCAGCTTCTCCAAGTGGGCTCTGGTCTCGGTGCCCTTTGCCATGTACAGTGTATTTCTTGGAACCGGAGGCAGTGACTTCACACGTTGCTCTAGCAACCGAACGACTGTTGTACCTATAGCGGCAGCCGCCGGCGGTCATGGGCCGGTGGACATCCCAGCACTACCCGCACTGCACGCCGGTCCGTCAGGCCCACTCTCCTTGGCTCGGGGGTCTGTGGTGGATGGGAATAACGACTTAACGAAGACtctataatttttgaattttggagctCTACATAGCTCAAGAAATCACCTAGTTGGGTACTTTCCACCATTTTATCAAAGGAGATAAAAAGATGCCACACTGGACAGAGTGAGGCCCCAGGGTGGGGGTGTCTGCAGCgctgccttttccttttctacctGTCTGCCTCCCATCTCTCCTCTTTTTGTCATCTCCAAGATGTCCCCATGGAACCCAGTTTGAAAACACCACAGGTGCAGTCCAGCTGCCTTACAAACAAGTGTcagtccctgccctgctcctAGTTGGCCTCTGCAGGCTGTCCCCCGCTTGACTCCAGGAAGGTCCCGGTGGGGGTTATAATTGTTCTGGGACCTCTAGCCTAGGGTGACGTGCCATGCATGCGCCACTCCCTGCTTCCCACAGAAGCCAGACCCTACCTGCCCACCCCTCCTGGGCCCAGCTCTCCCCAGCGCCCCCCTCATTCATGCCCTCCCTGCACTGGATAGGGAGGGCTTTCTAGGGGGGCTTGGCTCCCCAGGGCTGCCGACACCCTGGCCCACTCATTTTGTTCATTTGGCTGTTATTGGCCATACAGCTATTGGGTGGCGGGctctgtgccaggtgccaggGACGTGGTGGCGAGCAGAGCAGTGCAGTCTGGTCCAGGTCTGCTGAGGCTGGTGGGTGGGCTTGCCAGCCCCCTGGTGCAGCCCCGCACCGGCCACCTCTGCAGACACGAGTCCTAACACACAGGACACTGTGGTCACTGACCACATACTACATAATATGTTTTATTAGAGGCATGTCATACTCTCTCATTtcctaacaaattattttttaaatttattttcacaggGCCTTATTGGAAGGAGAAAGTAATCCGGAGATATTGATCTGGACTGAGCATGTTGAAAACATGCCACcaggtaaataaaagaaaaagcgaATCATCTAACATTAAAATGCTTTCCAgctggggcgtggtggctcaggcttgtaatcccagcgctttagTCTCCTTCCTGTATCTTGGGGTCTGTCCAGAGGAGGCCTCTGGCCTTGGCTGCCATGAGGGAGACTGAGGAGAGAAGGCTGTGCCACATGGGGTGTGGGCACACACGAGGGGACACTCGCAGGGTAACCGGTGCTCCCAGCCGCGTTCTAAGCCCCGGCTGCCATTGCCAAGAGCAAGTTACCCTGGTAGAGTTTGGACACCCCCAAAGGGCAGCACTACCTGGGGAGAGTCCCAGGCAAAGCCAGAGGCCCCGAGGATTGCCTCCTAACTCGAGGATCGTGACATTAAAACAGACAGTAGTGTTTCTGCAATGGCAACTTTTCAAATGAGGAGTTATCAAGtgtgaaaatagaagaaattaggaagctttaaaaaagtcaaatttatcagtACTGTTGGCCCAATATGGAAATCAGTGAAAAATAAGAGCATATTATAGAGTGGAGGGGTTATGCTGTTTggtatttcataattaaatactTTGTAATTACAGAGCTCTTCTCTGCTGAACTAAGTAAAATGAACTTATCTCAACAAGGTAGAAATTAATGATTCTAAAATATGCTAATACTGTGAAATTTCAGCCACAAAAACTAGCACCTCTGACTTCTCTGGCATGTGTGCTGTGCTTTACGATCcacatttgatatttttgttagGATGAGTGAATATTTTAAGATCAGCAACTGGAAAAAAGTGTTAGACTGAAGTATTTGTAACACTGCATTTTATCGTAATAGGATTTTTACGACTACCCAAAGATCATTTGggcactgaaaatattttatttataatgaccTTTCGGTGgtaacagtatatattttttaggatGGGATGGGATTTGACCTGCAACAGTGCTTTTAAGATGGAAAAAGGTAATGatgtttatctcattttaatgAACTGTTTGTTCAATTTCTACAGAATTCAGAACCAAGTCCTATCAATATACTGGCTCAGTGTTACAGAGGGAAAACGAAAGAAATCTGTTGTCACGGCAGAAAGCACCTTTGGCAAGTTTAAATCGCAGCTCGGCGGTGTTCTCTAACCGGTCTGGGTATGTTGGGTCTCAGACGACCACGTCTGTTGGAAGTGCTGCCGGAAGAGGCCTCCTGGGTTCGGGGTATCCTTCCCCGGCCACTAGCCGGCAGGAGAATTCTTATGGCAAAACTGTCAGCAGTCAGACCAGTTTCAGAACTCTCCCTCCAACCTATGGTCTTTCGAGAAATACGGAAGCTCAGGTGAAACCATTCCCCGAGAGACCGAAAGCCGAAGGTGCGAGGGCTGCCCCCGCCTACGCAGCCAGGGAGTCCACGGTGGTCCAGGAGTCATACGGAGAGCACCGAGGCAGGGCGGCAGCAGGTGTCCCTGGAAGAAGCACTCAGTCGAGTGAGAGGACCGTCActttgggaaagaaaacagaagtgagaACCACAAGGGAGCAAGAAGGAAACAGACCAGCAGCCGTCAAAGTCAAGCAAGAAGAAAAACTGTTTGATTCTAAAGAGAAGGCTTCAGAGGAGAGAAACTTAAGGTGGGAAGAACTGACGAAGCTAGACAAGGAAGCGCGTGAGAGAGAGAGCCGGCACATGAGAGAAAGGGCCAGGGGGAAGGAGTCGCTGAAGGAGAGGAGTGCGCGTGCGAGAGAGGTACCGATTAGTCTAGAAGTATCCCGGGACAGCAGACCAGAGGCGTCCCCGAAAGGTCCGCAGACGCCTGTCGAGAAGGAGGCTGGTGACGCCACGGGCCGAGAGGCAGAGACCAGAGAGGCTCGGTTCAGGTTGCGCACTGGTGACACCGCCAGCTCTCCGCAAGGCGACACCACGACAGAAGCCATAGCAGAAAACATCGTCACCAGCATCCTTAAGCAGTTTACTCAGTCTCCAGATTCGGAAGCATCTGCCAATGCTCTGCCAGACACAAAAGTCACTTACATGGCCAGGAAAGAGCTTCCTGGTGAGAGGAAAACAAAGACTGAAATAGTGGTGGAGTCTAGGCTGACGGAGGATGTCGACATTTCTGACGAAGCTGGCCTGGACTACCTCTTGAGCAAGGACGTGAAGGAAGTGGGGCTGAAAGGGAAGTCGGCCGAGCGGATGATAGGAGACATAATCAACCTGGGTctgaagggaaaggaggggagagcaAAGGTCGTCAACGTGGAGATCGTCGAAGAGCCCGTGAGCTACGTGGGTGGGGACAAGGCAGAGGCCTTCTCCGTCCCGTTCGAGGTGGAGGAGGTCGACGATGTGTCTCCGGGCTGCAGGGGGCTCGTTGAGGAAGAGGAGAGTTACGGAGAGACCGATGTCACGTTCTCAGTTAACCAAAGTCGAAGGACCAAGCAGCCCCAGCAGAACACAACTCACGTTGAAGAAGTGACAGAGGCAGGCGACTCAGAGGGCGAGCAGAGTTACTTTGTGTCGACTCCAGACGAACACCCTGGGGACCACGGCAGGGACGACGGCTCCGTGTACGGGCAGATCCACATTGAGGAAGAATCCACCATCAGGTACTCCTGGCAGGATGAGATTGTGCAGGGGacgtggaggaggaggaagagggacgACGAGGTGGGCGAGGAGGTTGTGAAGCCCCTGGATGTTCCAGCACCCTCTCTGGAGGGGGAGGTGGGCTCTACTCACTGGAAGGAACAAACTAGAAGTGGAGAGTTTCACGCTGAACCCATAGTCAtcgaaaaggaaataaagataccGCATGAATTCCACACCTCCATTAAAGGCATGTCCTCCAAGGAGCCCCGCCACCAGCTGGCGGAGGTCATCGGGCAGCTGGAGGAAACCCTCCCTGAGCGCGTGAAGGAAGAGCTGTCCGCCCTGACCAGAGAGGGTCTGGGCGAGTCAGGGGGCGTTTCGGTCGACGTAAAGAAAGTCCGGACCTCTGGCGGGGGCCCCGTGTCCCTGGTGGCCGAGGTCAGCCTCTCGCAGACTGTGGATGCCGATCAGTTAGACCTGGAGGAGCTCAGCAAAGACGAAGCTGGGGAGATAGAGAAAACCGTGGAGTCGGTGGTACGGGACAGCCTGGCCAGGCGACACGGCTCGGCGCCGGGAAGCCCAGACTGGGAAGACAGAGCGGAGGCACCGGGCGCCGGCGTCCGCTTCAAGCGCTGGGCCACCCGGGAACTGTTCAGCCCCTCTGCTGAGAGGGAGGGGGCTGGCGGGGCCTCGAGTGGCCCGGTGTCGGCCACCGTGGAGGTCAGCAGCCCGGGGGCCTTCGCCCAGTCACACGTGCTGGAGGACGTGAGCCACTCTGTGAGGCACGTGAAACTAGGCCCCACCGAGATCTGGAGGACTGAGCCAGCCTCGCAGGGAGGACCCACCGCAGCAGTGGCGGAGGTAAGTGGGGGAGGCGACCCGAGCCGGGCAGCGGGCTCGGCCCCAGTGTCGGGTCCCCAGCAGAGTCAAGTGTGCGAGGAAGCCTTCTTCCGAGGCCCTGTCCCTGCCTGTCAGGAGGTGGGGGGCACGGAAGACGCTGGCCCGGCAGGGTTTCCCACAGATACCACCGGCAGCTCGGGGCGGCACAGCACATTTCGCTCCAAACAATTTCATGCTGAGAAGGAAATTACCTTTCAGGGTCCCATTTCTGCAGCAGGGAAGGTTGGTGAGTCTTCTGCGACAGAAGAGGCGGTGGGTGTCCAGACTTCTGTAAGGCACCTTCGGTTAGGGCCTAAGGGAGGGTTCAGTGAGCCAATCCAGCTCGTAGCCTCACTTGCGGGTGAAGTGGAGTCGGGTGTCGGTGGAGGCACTGTACTCGTGGAAGAGTCGCCAGGGCGAGGCACACCCGTTAGGCACATCAGCATTGGGCCCCAGAGGCATCAAACCACTGAGCAGATAGTTTACCTCGGGCCAGTTCCCCAACCCGTGGAATTTAGTGACTCAGAAAGCAGCATTGTGCACAGCAAGGGCTCAGCAGATGCGACCCAGGCCACTCGTAGTTACACCTTGGGGGAGAAAACCCTTGTGACTGAAAAGAGCACCTTCCAAAGGGTCATGTCCAAATCTCAGGAGGATGGTGCAGGGGACCCATCAGGGGCAGAAGTGACATCGGCCGTTAGCAGATCCTTTAGGCACATACGACTAGGTCCTGCAGAAAGTGAAACCTCTGAACACGTCGTCTTCCATGGACCCGTGTCCAAAACATTCACTCTGCCTGGTTCAGCGGCGCCCCCTGGGCTAGGCGAGTTAGCGGACGGCAGCGGAACACTCAGGCACGTTGCACTGGGGCCCAAAGAAACTTCATTTACTTTTCAGATGGATGTGAGTCACCTAGAGGCCATCCCCAGCTGGACACGAAAGGCAGGAACAGAAGCAGAAGCTCACGGTGTGTCTGACCGTGGTGCCTGGAGAGACGCGGACAGTAGGAATGACCAGGCGGCCGGCGGGAGCCTTAAGGCCCCTGCTGGGGCCGGACACCAGGCCCACGGAGAGCAGGGCAAGGAGCAGGCAGAGTTTGATAAGGCGGTGCAGCTGCAGAGAATGGTAGACCAAAGGTCGGTGATTTCGGATGAAAAGAAAGTTGCCCTCCTCTATCTAGacaatgaggaggaggagaatgatGGGCATTGGTTTtgataaacagaaattttattttaaatggcatCATATTTGGTAACATACCAACATACAAAGGCCTTTACTGATTTCAAGGAGTGGGAGGAGGCTCACTTGTAGAACCTCCTCCTTCTTTACTTAAAGAGTTCTCCAAGCAGTGTCAATTTACTTTATAGTTAATCTATAAAGGTTTCAAATTAATTCATGCCTTAAAAGGCATGGGAATTTTGTTTTTGACTGGGGACTtttacaaaacactttttttttttttttctggagttttCTCTCCACTTCTGCAGACGATTTCTACCAGTTTTGCCTCTGGTCACAGACATGGCTTGCATCTGCTTGAAACTATAATTATCTGTAGGC
This genomic interval from Microcebus murinus isolate Inina chromosome 7, M.murinus_Inina_mat1.0, whole genome shotgun sequence contains the following:
- the SYNM gene encoding synemin isoform X1, producing MLSWRLQTGPEKAELQELNARLYDYVCRVRELERENLLLEEELRGRRGQEGLWAEWQARFADEARSLREQLDELSWATAQAESERDAFRRELRELQRLDAEARAARGRLDAELGAQRRELQEELSARAALEALLARLQAERHGLDAAHERDVRELRARAAGPTMHYRARAAGPAAPPQRLREVHDSYALLVAESWRETVQLYEDEVRELEEALRRGQESRLQAEEETRLCAQEADALRRQALELEQLRARLEDELLRMRQEYGLQAEERQRVIDCLEDEKENLTLVMADRLRDYQELLQVKTGLSLEVATYRALLEGESNPEILIWTEHVENMPPEFRTKSYQYTGSVLQRENERNLLSRQKAPLASLNRSSAVFSNRSGYVGSQTTTSVGSAAGRGLLGSGYPSPATSRQENSYGKTVSSQTSFRTLPPTYGLSRNTEAQVKPFPERPKAEGARAAPAYAARESTVVQESYGEHRGRAAAGVPGRSTQSSERTVTLGKKTEVRTTREQEGNRPAAVKVKQEEKLFDSKEKASEERNLRWEELTKLDKEARERESRHMRERARGKESLKERSARAREVPISLEVSRDSRPEASPKGPQTPVEKEAGDATGREAETREARFRLRTGDTASSPQGDTTTEAIAENIVTSILKQFTQSPDSEASANALPDTKVTYMARKELPGERKTKTEIVVESRLTEDVDISDEAGLDYLLSKDVKEVGLKGKSAERMIGDIINLGLKGKEGRAKVVNVEIVEEPVSYVGGDKAEAFSVPFEVEEVDDVSPGCRGLVEEEESYGETDVTFSVNQSRRTKQPQQNTTHVEEVTEAGDSEGEQSYFVSTPDEHPGDHGRDDGSVYGQIHIEEESTIRYSWQDEIVQGTWRRRKRDDEVGEEVVKPLDVPAPSLEGEVGSTHWKEQTRSGEFHAEPIVIEKEIKIPHEFHTSIKGMSSKEPRHQLAEVIGQLEETLPERVKEELSALTREGLGESGGVSVDVKKVRTSGGGPVSLVAEVSLSQTVDADQLDLEELSKDEAGEIEKTVESVVRDSLARRHGSAPGSPDWEDRAEAPGAGVRFKRWATRELFSPSAEREGAGGASSGPVSATVEVSSPGAFAQSHVLEDVSHSVRHVKLGPTEIWRTEPASQGGPTAAVAEVSGGGDPSRAAGSAPVSGPQQSQVCEEAFFRGPVPACQEVGGTEDAGPAGFPTDTTGSSGRHSTFRSKQFHAEKEITFQGPISAAGKVGESSATEEAVGVQTSVRHLRLGPKGGFSEPIQLVASLAGEVESGVGGGTVLVEESPGRGTPVRHISIGPQRHQTTEQIVYLGPVPQPVEFSDSESSIVHSKGSADATQATRSYTLGEKTLVTEKSTFQRVMSKSQEDGAGDPSGAEVTSAVSRSFRHIRLGPAESETSEHVVFHGPVSKTFTLPGSAAPPGLGELADGSGTLRHVALGPKETSFTFQMDVSHLEAIPSWTRKAGTEAEAHGVSDRGAWRDADSRNDQAAGGSLKAPAGAGHQAHGEQGKEQAEFDKAVQLQRMVDQRSVISDEKKVALLYLDNEEEENDGHWF
- the SYNM gene encoding synemin isoform X2, whose amino-acid sequence is MLSWRLQTGPEKAELQELNARLYDYVCRVRELERENLLLEEELRGRRGQEGLWAEWQARFADEARSLREQLDELSWATAQAESERDAFRRELRELQRLDAEARAARGRLDAELGAQRRELQEELSARAALEALLARLQAERHGLDAAHERDVRELRARAAGPTMHYRARAAGPAAPPQRLREVHDSYALLVAESWRETVQLYEDEVRELEEALRRGQESRLQAEEETRLCAQEADALRRQALELEQLRARLEDELLRMRQEYGLQAEERQRVIDCLEDEKENLTLVMADRLRDYQELLQVKTGLSLEVATYRALLEGESNPEILIWTEHVENMPPEFRTKSYQYTGSVLQRENERNLLSRQKAPLASLNRSSAVFSNRSGYVGSQTTTSVGSAAGRGLLGSGYPSPATSRQENSYGKTVSSQTSFRTLPPTYGLSRNTEAQVKPFPERPKAEGARAAPAYAARESTVVQESYGEHRGRAAAGVPGRSTQSSERTVTLGKKTEVRTTREQEGNRPAAVKVKQEEKLFDSKEKASEERNLRWEELTKLDKEARERESRHMRERARGKESLKERSARAREVPISLEVSRDSRPEASPKGPQTPVEKEAGDATGREAETREARFRLRTGDTASSPQGDTTTEAIAENIVTSILKQFTQSPDSEASANALPDTKVTYMARKELPGERKTKTEIVVESRLTEDVDISDEAGLDYLLSKDVKEVGLKGKSAERMIGDIINLGLKGKEGRAKVVNVEIVEEPVSYVGGDKAEAFSVPFEVEEVDDVSPGCRGLVEEEESYGETDVTFSVNQSRRTKQPQQNTTHVEEVTEAGDSEGEQSYFVSTPDEHPGDHGRDDGSVYGQIHIEEESTIRYSWQDEIVQGTWRRRKRDDEVGEEVVKPLDVPAPSLEGEVGSTHWKEQTRSGEFHAEPIVIEKEIKIPHEFHTSIKGMSSKEPRHQLAEVIGQLEETLPERVKEELSALTREGLGESGGVSVDVKKVRTSGGGPVSLVAEVSLSQTVDADQLDLEELSKDEAGEIEKTVESVVRDSLARRHGSAPGSPDWEDRAEAPGAGVRFKRWATRELFSPSAEREGAGGASSGPVSATVEVSSPGAFAQSHVLEDVSHSVRHVKLGPTEIWRTEPASQGGPTAAVAEMDVSHLEAIPSWTRKAGTEAEAHGVSDRGAWRDADSRNDQAAGGSLKAPAGAGHQAHGEQGKEQAEFDKAVQLQRMVDQRSVISDEKKVALLYLDNEEEENDGHWF